A section of the Gemmatimonadales bacterium genome encodes:
- a CDS encoding DUF2127 domain-containing protein, translated as MARPSVDSHDGEHVIGITRGGELTSDQSSEQTNHHDQNPILTLIALFKFVKATTLIALGLGALQLIRPSVREQAQTVFEGLGSAVDVVPVLRLLRNIGALPAGKLRLVGVGAFVYAALFLTEGIGLWRQRRWAEYFTVIATASFIPFEVFELVKRVTYPRAGALLINIGVLIYLVVLLRRGSRWGLS; from the coding sequence ATGGCTCGCCCATCCGTCGACTCACATGATGGAGAGCACGTCATTGGCATCACTCGTGGCGGCGAATTGACCAGCGATCAATCATCAGAGCAGACGAATCATCATGATCAGAACCCGATCCTCACGCTGATTGCGCTCTTCAAGTTCGTGAAGGCGACCACCTTGATCGCCCTCGGACTCGGCGCGCTGCAGCTGATCCGGCCGTCGGTGCGCGAGCAGGCGCAGACTGTCTTCGAGGGGCTCGGCTCCGCCGTCGATGTGGTGCCGGTGCTTCGGTTGCTGCGCAACATTGGCGCGCTGCCGGCGGGAAAGCTGAGGCTCGTGGGGGTTGGTGCGTTCGTCTACGCCGCCCTCTTTCTCACCGAGGGGATCGGCCTGTGGCGTCAACGGCGGTGGGCTGAATACTTCACGGTGATCGCGACCGCGTCGTTCATCCCGTTCGAGGTGTTCGAACTCGTGAAACGGGTGACGTATCCGCGCGCCGGGGCGCTGCTGATCAATATCGGCGTGCTGATCTATCTGGTGGTGCTGCTGCGGCGCGGATCGCGGTGGGGTCTATCGTAG
- a CDS encoding zinc-binding dehydrogenase, with the protein MSPGRMRALCLTAVGGPDALAVLDLPPPALQRPGDVRIGIRAAALNHLDLWLADGAPGVSPPSLPHIVGTDGAGVILETGSDVTHVVPGDRVLINPGVSCGECDSCRAGEDVHCRSFGILGEHRPGLAAEEVVVPGRNVIPIRNAWTWPEAAAFTLSTLTAWRMLTTRAQLRRDELALIWGIGGGVAIAALQIARSLGARVAVTSSSPAKLQRARQLGAELGVNHAAEDDVPRAVKQHFGRGVDVVVDSVGAPTWSRSLRALRPGGRLVTCGATGGPIVDLDLRRLFWFQWSLLGSTMGTSREFAEIAALGDAGSFRPQIDQVVPITSAAAAYRRMAHGEQFGKLVLEVSP; encoded by the coding sequence GTGTCGCCCGGTCGAATGCGCGCGCTCTGCCTCACCGCCGTCGGCGGACCCGACGCTCTTGCCGTGCTGGATCTCCCGCCTCCGGCGCTGCAACGCCCCGGAGATGTGAGGATCGGCATCCGGGCCGCGGCACTGAATCACCTCGATCTCTGGCTCGCCGATGGGGCGCCGGGTGTCTCGCCGCCGTCGCTGCCGCACATCGTGGGGACCGACGGCGCCGGTGTCATCCTCGAAACCGGCAGCGATGTGACCCATGTCGTTCCCGGCGACCGGGTGCTGATCAATCCGGGAGTCTCCTGCGGCGAATGCGACAGCTGCCGGGCCGGCGAGGACGTCCATTGCCGTTCCTTCGGTATTCTTGGCGAGCACCGTCCCGGGTTGGCGGCCGAAGAGGTGGTTGTCCCCGGCCGAAACGTGATCCCGATCCGGAACGCGTGGACCTGGCCCGAGGCCGCGGCTTTCACACTTTCGACGCTCACAGCGTGGCGGATGCTGACCACCCGCGCACAACTGCGCCGCGACGAATTGGCGCTGATCTGGGGGATCGGGGGCGGCGTGGCGATTGCCGCACTTCAGATCGCGCGGTCCCTGGGTGCCCGGGTCGCCGTGACGTCGTCTTCACCGGCAAAGCTGCAGCGTGCCCGACAGCTCGGCGCCGAATTGGGAGTCAATCACGCTGCGGAGGACGACGTCCCACGCGCGGTCAAGCAGCATTTCGGTCGCGGTGTCGATGTCGTGGTCGACAGTGTCGGCGCGCCGACGTGGAGTCGATCGCTCCGGGCACTTCGTCCCGGCGGAAGGCTGGTGACGTGCGGCGCCACCGGCGGACCGATTGTCGACCTCGACCTTCGTCGCCTCTTCTGGTTCCAGTGGTCTCTCCTCGGGTCGACGATGGGAACCTCGCGCGAATTCGCCGAAATTGCCGCCCTCGGCGATGCAGGATCGTTTCGACCGCAAATCGATCAGGTTGTCCCGATCACTTCCGCCGCCGCGGCCTATCGTCGCATGGCCCACGGTGAGCAATTCGGCAAACTCGTCCTTGAGGTATCCCCGTGA
- a CDS encoding amidohydrolase family protein — MLLAACSQPPGAGMEALVGATVIDVVTGRSLPDAVVLVRDGHIVAVGDSGAVLVPLGAQVTNLAGRWIIPGLIDAHIHLQPWAIPLVLHYGVTTVRDLHDGEPLADSLRAIAARAPAPRLFMAVAMLDVPPTTYPDAIPVASPDSAAAAVARVQRLGATWVKVYTHATPAILDAIVSAARAAHLPVAVHLGLTDAVTAATLGVTSIEHLSGIPEAAGDSVALDSAHTQKFFHGWTAFEHSWAGLDTVALGRVLEELAARRVYLVPTLILHETFAHLDDSATYHPPGIELVPDSARRNWNVPGMIQRAGWTADDYPAFRAARPVQDQAVRAFVADGGRIAAGTDASNQLLVPGSALHSELALLVRAGLPPLDALRAATSWAADLLGADSLGRIRAGAVADLVVLRADPLADITNTRSVDRVMLGGVWVAPPIAANH, encoded by the coding sequence GTGCTCCTCGCCGCGTGTTCCCAGCCGCCCGGGGCGGGGATGGAAGCGCTGGTCGGCGCGACGGTGATCGACGTCGTCACCGGCCGCTCCCTCCCCGATGCGGTGGTGCTGGTGCGCGACGGGCATATCGTCGCGGTCGGCGACAGCGGCGCGGTGTTGGTTCCCCTCGGCGCGCAGGTCACCAATCTCGCCGGGCGTTGGATCATCCCCGGGTTGATCGACGCGCACATCCATCTGCAGCCCTGGGCGATCCCGCTGGTATTGCACTACGGCGTGACCACGGTGCGCGATCTACACGACGGCGAGCCGCTGGCGGACTCTTTGCGCGCCATCGCCGCGCGAGCGCCTGCGCCGCGCCTCTTCATGGCGGTGGCGATGCTGGATGTACCGCCCACGACCTATCCCGACGCGATTCCGGTGGCATCTCCCGATTCGGCCGCCGCTGCGGTGGCACGGGTGCAGCGGCTCGGCGCCACGTGGGTCAAGGTGTACACCCATGCGACGCCGGCGATTCTCGACGCGATCGTCAGTGCGGCACGCGCGGCGCACCTCCCGGTCGCCGTGCATCTCGGCCTGACCGATGCCGTGACCGCCGCGACCCTCGGCGTCACCTCGATCGAACATCTGAGCGGCATTCCCGAAGCGGCCGGCGATTCGGTCGCGCTCGACTCGGCGCACACCCAGAAATTCTTTCACGGTTGGACGGCGTTCGAACACAGCTGGGCCGGTCTCGACACCGTCGCACTCGGGCGCGTCCTCGAAGAGCTCGCGGCGCGCCGCGTCTATCTGGTGCCGACGCTCATCCTGCATGAGACCTTCGCGCATCTCGACGATTCCGCGACCTACCATCCGCCGGGGATCGAACTCGTTCCCGATTCTGCACGCCGCAACTGGAATGTTCCCGGGATGATTCAACGGGCGGGATGGACCGCCGATGATTATCCGGCGTTTCGCGCCGCGCGACCGGTTCAGGATCAGGCGGTGCGCGCCTTCGTTGCCGATGGCGGACGGATTGCGGCCGGGACCGATGCGTCCAATCAACTGCTCGTCCCCGGCAGCGCGCTCCACAGTGAACTGGCCCTCCTGGTCCGCGCCGGACTGCCGCCGCTCGATGCATTGCGGGCGGCGACGTCGTGGGCCGCCGATCTCCTCGGTGCCGATTCGCTCGGCCGCATTCGCGCCGGCGCAGTCGCCGACCTCGTCGTGCTGCGAGCCGATCCGCTCGCCGATATCACCAACACCCGATCGGTCGATCGCGTGATGCTGGGTGGCGTGTGGGTTGCACCGCCGATCGCGGCGAATCACTGA
- a CDS encoding ribonuclease H — protein sequence MHLDESCLGNGKPGDNRGGAGGLIEIRVRGAIERRDVYLHSPATTNNRMALSGAIAALQLLGQKGNRLRVLIVSDSEYLVKGIREWAPAWQARNWTRKSGPIENLQLWQTLWSSVEKHETQFTWVRGHAGHPKNEYANDLAVRAATDQTTSAGIVTSGFPEWLATRQARGTFPGYDPDEAFGALEQRIASEKPIGLAEDT from the coding sequence GTGCATCTCGACGAGAGCTGCCTCGGCAACGGCAAGCCCGGCGACAATCGCGGCGGGGCGGGCGGCCTGATCGAAATCCGCGTCCGCGGCGCGATCGAACGGCGCGACGTCTACCTGCACTCTCCGGCGACGACCAACAACCGGATGGCACTGAGCGGTGCGATTGCCGCGCTGCAGTTGCTGGGCCAGAAGGGAAACCGGCTTCGCGTCTTGATCGTCTCCGATTCGGAATACCTCGTGAAGGGGATCCGCGAATGGGCACCCGCGTGGCAGGCGCGCAACTGGACCCGGAAGAGTGGCCCGATCGAGAATCTCCAGTTGTGGCAGACGTTGTGGTCGTCCGTGGAGAAGCACGAAACGCAGTTCACCTGGGTCCGGGGACATGCCGGGCATCCGAAGAATGAATACGCCAACGATCTCGCCGTGCGAGCGGCGACAGATCAGACGACATCCGCCGGAATCGTGACGTCCGGATTTCCCGAATGGCTGGCAACTCGCCAAGCTCGCGGAACCTTCCCGGGGTACGATCCCGACGAGGCGTTCGGCGCGCTCGAGCAGCGAATTGCGTCGGAGAAGCCGATCGGTCTCGCGGAGGACACATGA
- a CDS encoding zinc ribbon domain-containing protein, translating into MTELQRFTAAVLAQWHARGGSGGGPIAVADLLERVLPYRVARRELGIDVSEDYEAIMLRLIAEEDQLVRTDPVDAADMAKATINSKLPDLDVLQLLRAATITVTPRTLAIIAGEESLESASAVAVEETAPVQLPVVVDADPESTWAPPRPLPSADHEEPTPVTTTPGAADESCWSCHEALPPSRNAKYCPQCGADQREPNCAACGGAVERRWKHCPDCGAKLWAQS; encoded by the coding sequence ATGACCGAATTGCAGCGTTTCACGGCCGCTGTCCTGGCTCAATGGCATGCGCGCGGAGGCAGTGGCGGCGGACCGATTGCCGTGGCTGATCTCCTGGAGCGGGTCCTTCCCTATCGCGTGGCCCGGCGCGAACTCGGGATAGATGTCAGCGAGGACTACGAAGCCATCATGCTTCGTCTCATCGCCGAAGAAGACCAGCTGGTTCGCACCGACCCGGTCGACGCCGCCGACATGGCGAAGGCGACGATCAATTCAAAGCTCCCTGACCTCGACGTTCTTCAGCTTCTTCGGGCCGCGACGATCACCGTGACGCCGCGAACGCTGGCGATCATCGCCGGCGAGGAGTCGCTCGAATCCGCCAGCGCAGTTGCCGTCGAGGAGACCGCTCCGGTCCAGCTTCCCGTGGTGGTTGATGCGGATCCCGAATCAACGTGGGCGCCGCCGCGTCCGCTTCCCTCAGCCGATCATGAGGAGCCGACTCCAGTGACGACGACGCCAGGTGCCGCGGACGAAAGCTGCTGGAGTTGCCACGAAGCGCTGCCGCCGTCGCGGAATGCCAAGTATTGCCCGCAATGTGGTGCCGATCAACGGGAGCCGAACTGCGCCGCGTGCGGTGGCGCGGTGGAGCGGCGATGGAAGCACTGTCCTGATTGCGGAGCAAAGCTCTGGGCCCAATCCTGA